A genomic window from Streptomyces sp. MST-110588 includes:
- the secF gene encoding protein translocase subunit SecF: MSKLGNLGARLYRGEVGYDFIGKRKIWYGISILITITAIVGLAVRGLNMGIEFSGGAVFTTPKTSVSAAEAERRAEAAADGHQAVVQKLGSGGLRIQISELDTEQSLPVQEALAKDLNVPAKDINTQLVGPSWGEQIADKAWLGLGIFMVLVVIYLAIAFEWRMALAALIALVHDLTITVGVYALVGFEVTPGTVIGLLTILGYSLYDTVVVFDSLKEMSKDITKQTRFTFGEMANRSINSTLVRSINTTVVALLPVAGLLFVGGGFLGAGMLNDISLALFVGLAAGAYSSIFIATPLVADFKEREPTMKALAKRVHAKRAAAAAKGDSREEPRRAGDAEDAAYEQEGAEAAGNAAAAGTGVAGPRRQADSRGSRGRGRPSGGRR, encoded by the coding sequence ATGTCCAAGCTCGGAAACCTCGGCGCCCGGCTCTACCGCGGTGAGGTCGGCTACGACTTCATCGGCAAGCGGAAGATCTGGTACGGCATCTCGATCCTGATCACCATCACGGCCATCGTGGGCCTGGCGGTGCGCGGCCTGAACATGGGCATCGAGTTCTCCGGCGGCGCGGTCTTCACCACGCCCAAGACCAGCGTGTCCGCCGCGGAGGCGGAGCGCCGGGCCGAGGCCGCCGCCGACGGCCACCAGGCCGTGGTGCAAAAGCTCGGCAGCGGTGGCCTGCGCATCCAGATCAGCGAGCTGGACACCGAGCAGTCGCTGCCGGTGCAAGAGGCCCTGGCCAAGGACCTCAACGTCCCGGCCAAGGACATCAACACCCAGCTCGTCGGGCCGAGCTGGGGTGAGCAGATCGCCGACAAGGCCTGGCTGGGCCTGGGGATCTTCATGGTCCTCGTGGTGATCTACCTGGCCATCGCCTTCGAGTGGCGGATGGCGCTGGCGGCCCTGATCGCGCTGGTCCACGACCTGACGATCACGGTCGGTGTGTACGCCCTGGTCGGCTTCGAGGTCACCCCGGGCACCGTCATCGGTCTGCTGACGATCCTGGGTTACTCGCTCTACGACACCGTCGTGGTCTTCGACAGCCTCAAGGAGATGTCCAAGGACATCACCAAGCAGACCCGCTTCACCTTCGGTGAGATGGCCAACCGCAGCATCAACTCGACCCTGGTGCGTTCGATCAACACCACGGTCGTGGCGCTGCTGCCGGTCGCCGGTCTGCTCTTCGTCGGCGGCGGCTTCCTGGGCGCCGGCATGCTCAACGACATCTCGCTCGCGCTGTTCGTCGGCCTCGCGGCCGGCGCGTACTCCTCGATCTTCATCGCGACCCCGCTGGTCGCCGACTTCAAGGAGCGCGAGCCGACGATGAAGGCGCTGGCCAAGCGGGTGCACGCCAAGCGTGCCGCCGCCGCGGCCAAGGGCGACTCCCGGGAGGAGCCGCGCCGCGCCGGTGACGCCGAGGACGCAGCGTACGAACAGGAGGGTGCCGAGGCCGCCGGGAACGCCGCCGCGGCCGGCACCGGTGTCGCCGGCCCGCGCCGGCAGGCCGACTCCCGCGGCAGCCGCGGCCGGGGCCGTCCGTCGGGCGGGCGCCGATGA
- the secD gene encoding protein translocase subunit SecD yields MAAPNKGRRSPGGQGRPGRTLVLILIAMIALVGGMFYSGTLTPRLGIDLAGGTSFTLAAQNQPGKPNAINETNMNTAADIMERRVNGLGVSEAEVQTQGSDHIVVNIPKGTDAKQARKQVGTTAQLAFRPVLTAAAGAKTPAPTPSPSKGGKDGKGADKKDGKDAKKDDGKDGKDAKDGKKDEASSPSPSASASPQGRAVTSGLKKDPSTPPKATSPSGSASAKPSTPPQQPPAGPTEVPADLQKKLAALDCSTKRSRAEANQQAAGAKPGDQVVACGDDGAQKYALGPVAVEGTDVKDASAVFESQQGQGWIVQMDFTSEGGKKFADITGKLAAKMQPQNQFAIVLDGEVISAPSVSKAIPGGQATISGGFTQQSAGDLANMLSYGALPLSFKIDDETTVTAALGGEQLQAGLIAGAIGLFLVVVYLVAYYRGLALVALASLAVSAVLTYAIMTLLGPAIGFALNLPAVCGAIVAIGITADSFIVYFERIRDEIREGRSLRPSVERGWPRARRTILVSDFVSFLAAAVLFIVTVGKVKGFAFTLGLTTVLDVVVVFFFTKPLVTLLARRKFFAGGHPWSGLDPKRLGAKPPLRGRRRAAAPIETKEA; encoded by the coding sequence GTGGCAGCACCGAACAAGGGCCGCAGGTCCCCTGGAGGCCAGGGAAGGCCGGGGCGCACCCTGGTCCTGATCCTGATCGCCATGATCGCGCTGGTCGGGGGCATGTTCTACTCCGGCACGCTGACGCCGCGACTGGGCATCGACCTGGCGGGCGGCACGAGCTTCACGCTCGCGGCCCAGAACCAGCCGGGCAAGCCCAATGCGATCAACGAGACCAACATGAACACCGCCGCGGACATCATGGAGCGGCGTGTCAACGGTCTGGGCGTGTCCGAGGCCGAGGTCCAGACGCAGGGCTCCGACCACATCGTCGTGAACATCCCCAAGGGGACGGACGCCAAGCAGGCCCGGAAGCAGGTCGGTACCACCGCCCAGCTCGCGTTCCGGCCGGTGCTGACCGCCGCCGCGGGCGCCAAGACCCCGGCGCCCACCCCCAGCCCCTCCAAGGGCGGCAAGGACGGCAAGGGAGCCGACAAGAAGGACGGCAAGGACGCCAAGAAGGACGACGGCAAGGACGGCAAGGACGCCAAGGACGGCAAGAAGGACGAAGCGTCCTCGCCGTCCCCGTCCGCCAGCGCCTCCCCCCAGGGCCGCGCCGTGACCAGCGGTCTGAAGAAGGACCCGTCCACCCCGCCCAAGGCGACCTCCCCCTCCGGCTCCGCCTCCGCCAAGCCCAGCACCCCGCCCCAGCAGCCGCCGGCCGGTCCCACCGAGGTCCCGGCCGACCTCCAGAAGAAGCTGGCGGCCCTGGACTGCTCCACCAAGCGCTCCCGCGCCGAGGCCAACCAGCAGGCCGCCGGCGCCAAGCCCGGCGACCAGGTCGTGGCCTGTGGTGACGACGGCGCTCAGAAGTACGCCCTGGGCCCGGTGGCCGTCGAGGGCACCGACGTCAAGGACGCCTCCGCGGTCTTCGAGAGCCAGCAGGGCCAGGGGTGGATCGTCCAGATGGACTTCACCTCCGAGGGCGGCAAGAAGTTCGCCGACATCACCGGCAAGCTCGCCGCCAAGATGCAGCCGCAGAACCAGTTCGCCATCGTGCTCGACGGCGAGGTCATCTCGGCTCCGTCGGTCAGCAAGGCCATTCCCGGCGGGCAGGCCACGATCTCCGGCGGCTTCACCCAGCAGAGCGCCGGGGACCTGGCGAACATGCTGTCCTACGGTGCCCTGCCGCTCTCCTTCAAGATCGACGACGAGACCACGGTCACCGCGGCGCTCGGCGGTGAGCAGCTCCAGGCGGGTCTGATCGCCGGCGCCATCGGCCTCTTCCTGGTCGTGGTCTACCTGGTCGCCTACTACCGCGGTCTGGCCCTGGTCGCCCTCGCCAGCCTCGCGGTCTCCGCGGTCCTCACGTACGCGATCATGACGCTGCTCGGCCCGGCCATAGGCTTCGCGCTGAACCTGCCGGCCGTCTGCGGCGCGATCGTCGCCATCGGTATCACGGCCGACTCCTTCATCGTCTACTTCGAGCGCATCCGGGACGAGATCCGCGAGGGCCGCTCGCTGCGTCCCTCGGTGGAGCGCGGCTGGCCGCGCGCCCGCCGTACGATCCTGGTCTCGGACTTCGTGTCGTTCCTGGCCGCGGCGGTGCTCTTCATCGTCACCGTCGGCAAGGTGAAGGGCTTCGCGTTCACCCTCGGGCTCACCACGGTCCTGGACGTCGTCGTGGTCTTCTTCTTCACCAAGCCGCTGGTGACGCTGCTGGCCCGCCGGAAGTTCTTCGCCGGCGGTCACCCCTGGTCCGGGCTGGACCCCAAGCGCCTGGGCGCCAAGCCGCCGCTGCGCGGTCGCCGTCGTGCCGCCGCCCCCATCGAGACGAAGGAGGCGTGA
- the yajC gene encoding preprotein translocase subunit YajC, with the protein MSIVTLLPFIVLIGAMFLMTRSAKKKQQQAVEMRNQMQPGTGVRTIGGMYATVKEIHDDTVLLEVAPGVHAIYAKNAIGAVLPDDEYNRILDGADPVHTDEPVVPDDASSLTGDTADADEPAAGSAKLQKSDKIDLGKTGADEPAEPAEAKTAEDAKDTKDAPKAEKKDGGADAK; encoded by the coding sequence GTGAGTATCGTGACCCTCCTCCCGTTCATCGTCCTCATCGGGGCCATGTTCCTGATGACGCGGTCTGCCAAGAAGAAGCAGCAGCAGGCTGTGGAAATGCGTAACCAGATGCAGCCCGGCACCGGCGTCCGCACGATCGGAGGCATGTACGCCACCGTCAAGGAGATCCACGACGACACGGTCCTCCTTGAGGTCGCCCCGGGCGTGCACGCCATCTACGCCAAGAACGCCATCGGCGCTGTGCTGCCGGACGACGAGTACAACCGCATCCTCGACGGTGCCGACCCGGTCCACACCGACGAGCCGGTCGTGCCCGACGACGCCTCCTCGCTGACCGGGGACACCGCCGACGCCGACGAGCCGGCCGCCGGGTCCGCCAAGCTCCAGAAGTCGGACAAGATCGACCTGGGCAAGACCGGCGCCGACGAGCCGGCCGAGCCGGCCGAGGCGAAGACCGCCGAGGACGCGAAGGACACGAAGGACGCGCCGAAGGCCGAGAAGAAGGACGGCGGCGCCGACGCGAAGTAA
- the ruvB gene encoding Holliday junction branch migration DNA helicase RuvB, translating into MVGPDADGEDTAVEAALRPKDLEEFVGQERVREQLDLVLRAARARGATADHVLLSGAPGLGKTTLSMIIAAEMGAPIRITSGPAIQHAGDLAAILSSLQEGEVLFLDEIHRMSRPAEEMLYMAMEDFRVDVIVGKGPGATAIPLELPPFTLVGATTRAGLLPPPLRDRFGFTGHMEFYTPAELQRVIHRSAGLLDVDMEPEGAAEIAGRSRGTPRIANRLLRRVRDYAQVKADGVITREIASQALGVYEVDGRGLDRLDRAVLTALLKLFGGGPVGLSTLAVAVGEERETVEEVAEPFLVREGLLARTPRGRIATPAAWAHLGLVPPQQQAGGGGQQGLFGA; encoded by the coding sequence CTGGTGGGACCGGACGCCGATGGGGAGGACACCGCGGTGGAGGCCGCGCTGCGCCCCAAGGACCTGGAGGAGTTCGTGGGCCAGGAGCGGGTGCGCGAGCAGCTCGACCTGGTCCTGCGGGCGGCCCGCGCCCGCGGCGCCACAGCCGACCACGTCCTGCTCTCCGGTGCCCCCGGGCTCGGCAAGACCACCCTGTCGATGATCATCGCCGCCGAGATGGGCGCCCCGATCCGCATCACCTCCGGGCCCGCCATCCAGCACGCCGGAGACCTGGCCGCGATCCTCTCCTCCCTCCAGGAAGGTGAGGTGCTCTTCCTCGACGAGATCCACCGGATGTCCCGGCCCGCCGAGGAGATGCTCTACATGGCGATGGAGGACTTCCGGGTCGACGTCATCGTCGGCAAGGGCCCCGGCGCCACCGCCATCCCCCTGGAACTGCCGCCCTTCACCCTGGTCGGCGCCACCACCCGGGCCGGCCTGCTGCCGCCGCCGCTGCGCGACCGGTTCGGCTTCACCGGCCACATGGAGTTCTACACACCCGCCGAACTCCAGCGGGTCATCCACCGCTCCGCGGGCCTGCTGGATGTCGACATGGAGCCCGAGGGCGCCGCCGAGATCGCCGGCCGCTCCCGCGGCACCCCGCGCATCGCCAACCGTCTGCTGCGCCGGGTCCGCGACTACGCCCAGGTCAAGGCCGACGGCGTGATCACCCGCGAGATCGCCTCCCAGGCGCTGGGTGTGTACGAGGTCGACGGCCGCGGCCTGGACCGGCTGGACCGCGCCGTGCTGACGGCCCTGCTCAAGCTGTTCGGCGGCGGTCCGGTGGGCCTGTCCACCCTCGCGGTGGCGGTGGGGGAGGAGCGCGAGACGGTCGAGGAGGTCGCCGAGCCGTTCCTGGTACGCGAGGGCCTGCTCGCCCGTACGCCCCGTGGCCGGATCGCCACCCCCGCCGCCTGGGCCCACCTGGGACTCGTACCTCCGCAGCAGCAGGCGGGCGGCGGCGGACAGCAGGGGCTCTTCGGAGCGTGA
- the ruvA gene encoding Holliday junction branch migration protein RuvA codes for MIAFVSGPVAALAPDTAVVEVGGIGMAVQCTPGTLSKLRVGEPAKLATSLVVREDSLTLYGFADQDERQTFELLQTASGVGPRLAQAMLAVHSPDTLRLAVANGDDKTLMAVPGIGKKGAQKLLLELKDRLGAPVGNATAGVGSAVTAGWRDQLHAALIGLGYATREAEEALAAVAPQAEAAVAEGGRPQVPQLLKAALQTLNRAR; via the coding sequence ATGATCGCCTTCGTCTCCGGCCCGGTCGCCGCCCTCGCCCCGGACACCGCCGTCGTCGAGGTCGGCGGCATCGGCATGGCCGTCCAGTGCACTCCCGGCACCCTCTCCAAGCTGCGCGTCGGGGAGCCGGCCAAGCTCGCCACCTCCCTCGTCGTACGGGAGGACTCACTGACCCTGTACGGCTTCGCGGACCAGGACGAGCGGCAGACCTTTGAACTCCTGCAGACCGCTTCCGGCGTGGGCCCGCGGCTGGCCCAGGCGATGCTCGCCGTGCACTCCCCGGACACCCTGCGGCTCGCCGTCGCCAACGGGGACGACAAGACGCTCATGGCCGTACCCGGCATCGGCAAGAAGGGCGCCCAAAAGCTCCTCCTGGAACTGAAGGACCGGCTCGGCGCCCCGGTGGGCAACGCCACGGCGGGCGTCGGCAGCGCCGTGACCGCCGGCTGGCGCGACCAGTTGCACGCCGCGCTCATCGGCCTGGGCTATGCCACCCGCGAGGCCGAGGAGGCGCTGGCCGCGGTGGCGCCGCAGGCCGAGGCGGCCGTGGCCGAGGGCGGCCGGCCGCAGGTGCCGCAGCTCCTGAAGGCCGCTCTGCAGACCTTGAACCGGGCGCGCTGA
- the ruvC gene encoding crossover junction endodeoxyribonuclease RuvC, with product MKVLGVDPGLTRCGVGVVEGVAGRPLTMAAVGVVRTPADGEIAERLVLIERGIEQWLEEHRPDCVAVERVFSQHNVRTVMGTAQASAIAMVCAARRGLPVALHTPSEVKAAVTGSGRADKAQVGAMVTRLLRLDAPPKPADAADALALAICHIWRAPAIGRLQQAQAAANRLQRSRTTARRAPLSVRASAPARTPAPVRAPAPARTPGPGRAPEPVRAPGSGSGSGSGPGSEAARTTQNPRNAQNPQNTQHPQKDTR from the coding sequence ATGAAGGTGCTGGGGGTGGACCCCGGGCTGACCCGCTGCGGGGTCGGCGTGGTCGAGGGCGTCGCGGGCCGCCCGCTGACGATGGCCGCAGTCGGGGTCGTGCGGACCCCGGCCGACGGGGAGATCGCCGAGCGGCTGGTCCTCATAGAGCGCGGCATCGAACAGTGGCTGGAGGAACACCGTCCCGACTGCGTCGCGGTGGAGCGCGTCTTCAGCCAGCACAACGTCCGTACGGTCATGGGAACGGCCCAGGCCAGCGCGATCGCCATGGTCTGCGCCGCGCGCCGGGGGCTGCCCGTGGCGCTGCACACCCCCAGCGAGGTCAAGGCCGCCGTCACCGGCTCGGGCCGGGCCGACAAGGCCCAGGTCGGCGCGATGGTCACCCGCCTGCTGCGGCTGGACGCCCCGCCCAAGCCGGCCGACGCGGCCGACGCGCTGGCGCTGGCCATCTGCCACATCTGGCGCGCGCCCGCCATCGGCCGCCTCCAGCAGGCGCAGGCCGCCGCCAACCGTCTCCAGCGGTCCCGGACGACGGCCCGCCGCGCCCCCCTTTCCGTACGCGCGTCCGCTCCCGCCCGCACACCCGCCCCCGTACGAGCGCCTGCTCCCGCCCGCACACCCGGTCCGGGCCGCGCGCCTGAGCCCGTACGTGCCCCCGGCTCCGGTTCCGGTTCCGGTTCCGGCCCAGGGTCCGAAGCCGCCCGGACGACGCAGAACCCCCGGAACGCCCAGAACCCCCAGAACACTCAGCACCCCCAGAAGGACACCCGATGA
- a CDS encoding YebC/PmpR family DNA-binding transcriptional regulator produces MSGHSKWATTKHKKAVIDAKRGKLFAKLIKNIEVAARTGGADPDGNPTLFDAIQKAKKQSVPNKNIDSAVKRGAGLEAGGADYETIMYEGYGPNGVAVLIECLTDNRNRAASDVRVAMTRNGGSMADPGSVSYLFNRKGVVIVPKGELSEDDVLGAVLDAGAEEVNDLGETFEVLSEATDLVAVRTALQEAGIDYDSADANFVPTMQVELDEEGARKIFKLIDALEDSDDVQNVFANFDVSDDVMAKVDA; encoded by the coding sequence ATGTCCGGCCACTCTAAATGGGCTACGACGAAGCACAAGAAGGCCGTGATCGATGCCAAGCGCGGCAAGCTCTTCGCGAAGCTGATCAAGAACATCGAGGTGGCGGCCCGTACCGGCGGCGCCGACCCCGATGGCAACCCGACGCTCTTCGACGCCATCCAGAAGGCGAAGAAGCAGTCGGTGCCGAACAAGAACATCGACTCCGCGGTCAAGCGCGGTGCCGGCCTGGAGGCCGGTGGCGCCGACTACGAGACGATCATGTACGAGGGTTACGGCCCGAACGGCGTCGCGGTGCTCATCGAGTGCCTCACCGACAACCGCAACCGTGCCGCCTCCGACGTCCGCGTCGCCATGACCCGCAACGGCGGTTCGATGGCCGACCCGGGTTCGGTGTCCTACCTGTTCAACCGCAAGGGCGTCGTCATCGTCCCCAAGGGCGAACTGTCCGAGGACGACGTGCTCGGCGCGGTCCTGGACGCGGGCGCCGAGGAGGTCAACGACCTCGGCGAGACCTTCGAGGTCCTCAGCGAGGCCACCGACCTGGTCGCGGTCCGCACCGCGCTCCAGGAAGCCGGCATCGACTACGACTCGGCCGACGCCAACTTCGTCCCCACCATGCAGGTGGAGCTGGACGAGGAGGGCGCGCGCAAGATCTTCAAGCTGATCGACGCGCTGGAGGACAGCGACGACGTGCAGAACGTCTTCGCCAACTTCGACGTCTCCGACGACGTCATGGCCAAGGTCGACGCCTGA
- the pdxT gene encoding pyridoxal 5'-phosphate synthase glutaminase subunit PdxT — protein MGTDGSGPAIGVLALQGDVREHLTALAAAGAPARPVRRPEELAAVDGLVIPGGESTTMSKLAVVFGMLEPLRAFVRSGRPVYGTCAGMIMLADKLLDGRADQETLGGIDMIVRRNAFGRQNESFEAAVRMAGIDGAPVEGVFIRAPWVESTGAQVEILAAYDGHTVAVRQGNVLATSFHPELTGDHRVHALFVDMVRAARRRADA, from the coding sequence ATGGGTACGGACGGGAGCGGGCCCGCCATCGGCGTACTGGCTCTCCAGGGCGATGTGCGCGAGCACCTGACGGCGCTCGCCGCCGCCGGCGCACCGGCCCGGCCGGTGCGCCGCCCGGAGGAACTGGCCGCGGTCGACGGCCTGGTGATCCCGGGCGGTGAGTCCACCACCATGTCCAAGCTGGCCGTCGTCTTCGGCATGCTGGAGCCGCTGCGCGCGTTCGTACGCTCCGGCAGGCCCGTCTACGGCACCTGCGCGGGCATGATCATGCTGGCGGACAAGCTCCTGGACGGCCGCGCGGACCAGGAGACGCTGGGCGGCATCGACATGATCGTGCGGCGCAACGCCTTCGGGCGGCAGAACGAGTCCTTCGAGGCGGCCGTCCGGATGGCGGGGATCGACGGCGCACCGGTCGAGGGCGTCTTCATCCGCGCCCCCTGGGTCGAGTCGACGGGCGCGCAGGTGGAGATCCTGGCGGCGTACGACGGGCACACCGTGGCCGTCCGGCAGGGTAACGTCCTGGCTACGTCCTTCCATCCGGAGCTGACCGGCGACCACCGGGTCCACGCGCTTTTCGTGGACATGGTGCGCGCCGCGCGGCGCCGGGCGGATGCGTAG
- the pdxS gene encoding pyridoxal 5'-phosphate synthase lyase subunit PdxS, producing MSSTPTSTQPNPETGTARVKRGMAEQLKGGVIMDVVTPEEAKIAEDAGAVAVMALERVPADIRKDGGVARMSDPDMIDGIIDAVSIPVMAKSRIGHFVEAQVLQSLGVDYIDESEVLTPADEVNHSDKWAFTTPFVCGATNLGEALRRIAEGAAMIRSKGEAGTGNVVEAVRHLRQIKGEIAKLRGCDNNELYAAAKELRAPFELVKEVAELGKLPVVLFSAGGVATPADAALMRQLGAEGVFVGSGIFKSGDPAKRAAAIVKATTFYDDPKVIADVSRNLGEAMVGINCDTLPESERYANRGW from the coding sequence GTGTCGAGCACGCCCACCAGCACGCAGCCGAACCCCGAGACCGGAACCGCCCGCGTCAAGCGCGGCATGGCCGAGCAGCTCAAGGGCGGCGTGATCATGGACGTCGTCACGCCGGAGGAGGCGAAGATCGCCGAGGACGCCGGCGCCGTGGCGGTCATGGCCCTGGAGCGCGTCCCCGCGGACATCCGCAAGGACGGCGGCGTGGCCCGTATGTCCGACCCCGACATGATCGACGGCATCATCGACGCCGTCTCCATCCCGGTCATGGCCAAGTCCCGCATCGGTCACTTCGTCGAGGCCCAGGTGCTCCAGTCCCTCGGCGTCGACTACATCGACGAGTCCGAGGTCCTCACCCCGGCCGACGAGGTCAACCACTCGGACAAGTGGGCCTTCACCACCCCGTTCGTGTGTGGCGCCACCAACCTGGGCGAGGCGCTGCGCCGGATCGCCGAGGGCGCGGCCATGATCCGTTCCAAGGGTGAGGCCGGCACCGGCAACGTGGTCGAGGCCGTCCGCCACCTGCGCCAGATCAAGGGTGAGATCGCCAAGCTGCGCGGCTGCGACAACAACGAGCTGTACGCCGCCGCCAAGGAGCTGCGTGCCCCCTTCGAGCTGGTCAAGGAGGTCGCCGAGCTGGGCAAGCTGCCGGTCGTGCTGTTCTCCGCGGGCGGCGTGGCCACCCCGGCGGACGCCGCGCTGATGCGCCAGCTCGGCGCCGAGGGCGTGTTCGTGGGCTCGGGCATCTTCAAGTCCGGCGACCCGGCCAAGCGCGCCGCCGCGATCGTGAAGGCCACCACCTTCTACGACGACCCCAAGGTCATCGCGGACGTCTCCCGCAACCTCGGCGAGGCCATGGTCGGCATCAACTGCGACACCCTCCCCGAGTCGGAGCGGTACGCCAACCGCGGCTGGTGA
- a CDS encoding VC0807 family protein yields MAQPAQAAQAAQPAQAAGRGPWGPLARTLAVNLFAPLVLFALLRAHGAAQWSALLISSAVPALRIIWTLAVHRRADGFDLFVLGMLLVSAGTSLISGSPRVLLLKDVGLSAALGLWIVGSLRARRPFAYEFGVRLRGGATAADRDRLWRESPALRHGLRTLTAIWGAGQLLDAGVGVLTSLTLPVDVVPFVGRIQTLVVFGATVLVTLRYARRFRARYGISLLGTRATAAPGRPAPARPPGSGTPSSAAVAVSPAPRVTAGKGAGKGPRPAP; encoded by the coding sequence ATGGCACAGCCCGCACAGGCCGCGCAGGCCGCACAGCCCGCACAGGCCGCCGGCCGCGGCCCCTGGGGCCCGCTCGCCCGCACCCTGGCCGTGAACCTCTTCGCGCCGCTCGTCCTTTTCGCCCTCCTGCGGGCCCACGGCGCCGCGCAGTGGTCGGCGCTGCTGATCAGCAGCGCGGTCCCGGCACTGCGCATCATCTGGACGCTGGCCGTCCACCGCCGGGCGGACGGGTTCGACCTGTTCGTCCTCGGCATGCTCCTCGTGTCCGCCGGTACGTCGCTGATCAGCGGGAGTCCGCGGGTGCTGCTGCTCAAGGACGTGGGACTGTCGGCGGCGCTGGGTCTGTGGATCGTGGGCTCGCTGCGCGCACGGCGCCCGTTCGCGTACGAGTTCGGCGTCCGGCTGCGCGGCGGGGCCACGGCAGCGGACCGCGACCGGCTGTGGCGGGAGTCCCCGGCCCTGCGGCACGGACTGCGTACCCTGACCGCCATCTGGGGCGCCGGTCAGTTGCTGGACGCGGGCGTGGGTGTCCTGACGTCCCTGACGCTCCCCGTCGACGTCGTTCCGTTCGTCGGACGGATCCAGACGCTGGTGGTGTTCGGCGCCACGGTGCTGGTCACCCTGCGCTACGCCCGGCGCTTCCGCGCCCGGTACGGCATCTCCCTGCTCGGGACGCGCGCCACTGCCGCACCCGGCCGCCCCGCTCCGGCTCGCCCGCCCGGCTCCGGGACGCCGTCCTCGGCCGCCGTCGCCGTATCCCCCGCTCCCCGCGTCACGGCCGGGAAGGGCGCCGGAAAGGGACCGCGCCCGGCACCGTGA
- a CDS encoding glycosyltransferase family 4 protein, with translation MRIGIVCPYSWDVPGGVQFHVRDLAEHLIRRGHEVSVLAPADEGTPLPPYVVSAGRAVPVPYNGSVARLNFGLLSAARVRRWLHDGDFDVLHIHEPGTPSVGLLACWAAQGPIVATFHTSNPRSRVMIAAYPILQPALEKISARIAVSEYARRTLVEHLGGDAVVIPNGVDVEFFANAEPKPQWQGATIGFIGRIDEPRKGLPVLMRALPAILAAVPDARLLVAGRGDEEEAVAGLPAELRSRVEFLGMVSDEDKARLLRSVDLYVAPNTGGESFGIILVEAMSAGAPVLASDLDAFAQVLDQGAAGELFANEDADALAAAAVRLLGDPGRLAELRERGSRHVRRFDWSTVGADILAVYETVTDGARSVATDERTGLRGRWGLARD, from the coding sequence TTGAGGATCGGGATCGTCTGCCCGTACTCCTGGGACGTCCCCGGAGGCGTCCAGTTCCACGTACGGGACCTCGCCGAGCATCTGATCCGGCGCGGCCACGAAGTCTCCGTACTCGCCCCGGCGGATGAGGGGACACCGCTTCCGCCGTACGTGGTCTCCGCCGGACGTGCCGTACCGGTGCCCTACAACGGTTCGGTGGCCCGGCTCAACTTCGGTCTGCTCTCCGCCGCCCGGGTCCGCCGCTGGCTGCACGACGGCGACTTCGACGTGCTGCACATCCACGAACCGGGCACCCCTTCGGTCGGACTGCTCGCCTGCTGGGCGGCGCAGGGCCCCATCGTCGCCACCTTCCACACCTCCAACCCGCGCTCCCGCGTCATGATCGCCGCCTACCCGATCCTCCAGCCCGCCCTGGAGAAGATCAGCGCGCGGATCGCGGTCAGCGAGTACGCCCGGCGCACCCTGGTCGAGCACCTGGGCGGCGACGCGGTCGTCATCCCCAACGGCGTGGACGTCGAGTTCTTCGCGAACGCCGAGCCGAAGCCGCAGTGGCAGGGGGCCACGATCGGTTTCATAGGCCGCATCGACGAACCCCGCAAGGGCCTGCCCGTCCTGATGCGGGCCCTGCCCGCCATCCTGGCGGCGGTCCCCGACGCCCGGCTGCTGGTCGCCGGCCGCGGCGACGAGGAAGAAGCCGTCGCCGGCCTGCCCGCCGAGCTGCGCTCGCGGGTGGAGTTCCTGGGCATGGTCAGCGACGAGGACAAGGCCCGCCTGCTGCGCAGCGTCGATCTCTACGTCGCCCCCAACACCGGCGGCGAGTCCTTCGGCATCATCCTCGTCGAGGCGATGTCGGCCGGCGCGCCGGTCCTGGCCAGCGACCTGGACGCGTTCGCCCAGGTCCTGGACCAGGGCGCGGCGGGCGAACTCTTCGCCAACGAGGACGCGGACGCGCTCGCCGCCGCGGCCGTCCGGCTCCTGGGCGACCCCGGCCGGCTCGCGGAACTCCGCGAGCGGGGCAGCCGGCACGTACGCCGCTTCGACTGGTCCACGGTCGGCGCGGACATCCTGGCCGTGTACGAGACGGTGACCGACGGGGCGCGGTCGGTGGCCACCGACGAGCGGACGGGTCTGCGCGGGCGGTGGGGGCTGGCCCGCGACTGA